Proteins encoded in a region of the Augochlora pura isolate Apur16 chromosome 4, APUR_v2.2.1, whole genome shotgun sequence genome:
- the LOC144469476 gene encoding thioredoxin domain-containing protein 11 isoform X2, whose product MLKEELETSTPRNADNSHTIAPDSGSNDVAKESSQRLAIEESLASKMFYAREICFFLAVTFTALTALNCSSPKVSKPPTAKPFFNHSSIVLDFYKGHMEAVIERARESDFSFVMYYAPWDAESQAVRPEFEKVAEYYDSQVFFAAINCWHPNSECRAQYKIQRYPLLMLYPARESGVQYKGIRTSQYMIRFLNAAMNPIVRITHPDQLIELIVNYDAVVVGYFNFTRLDKTPGYKEFHKAAISALESDPNRELVFAIVTSALASERDHYVYKFPSADLLMWNESLRYPEDSEWTSENILNWITTSLHQPALWLQPPGVKALTLAPYLKEGPVLFLFTPRNPLHVENYNYNLIREIGLQYYNYADSLLPKDIFDRLSFNRRTAINRHSERNRQCMKILKENKNQLNESIISVSIQRWINDSCCANVVINKCSLCKKNVLNDAERITSVCRLDSDKLGHVCKGADIFKVSTVEDLQEKYEVCCNKAHVPVKLQQGFKFKSERKKASAFPGRESDPQSAEAVKQNYLKQQCKRWIAANKYHEPIFPRDDPDQPDINLKISVRKTNTTLGLIAIDSLHYFYFAEALGIDVLKRKDKTAVVILDAAHESQYVMQDEFNRYTLIQLINNYTHGFLQRTLRSSNSRRYAQKFKSNVTCDMEGVQSICIPELTTETFLDTILDPMKDVVVMYHSPYCAFCSAISYTYLTVAHYLRKMDHLLFVRVDGDNNDLPWEYNMNRFPSILFFPAKRKEDSTVYPFSLPITIPNLVNFVLANLDEDLHVEALVNICQSGAGEQPDKCIARTRWLCLDIIEQLLRDYRKFIRHINLLGRKHAKNKRKIILLKLAHIKDIHLMLGTTVDLRKDQQKVKLIRRKYRKYYRNIRLIELDSQINSTRTENAIPRQKISGKETIKSEL is encoded by the exons ATGTTGAAGGAAGAGCTGGAAACAAGCACGCCAAGAAATGCTGATAACTCGCACACGATTGCACCGGACTCAGGAAGTAACGACGTGGCCAAGGAGTCGAGCCAGAGGCTTGCGATAGAAGAGAGTTTGGCCAGCAAAATGTTCTACGCCAGGGAAATCTGTTTTTTTCTCGCAGTCACCTTCACCGCCTTGACTGCGTTAAACTGCTC atcaCCTAAAGTGTCAAAGCCACCCACAGCCAAGCCATTCTTTAATCATAGTTCAATTGtgttagatttttataaaggtCATATGGAAGCAGTGATAGAAAGGGCCAGAGAATCAGATTTCAGTTTTGTTATGTACTATGCACCATGGGATGCCGAGAGTCAAGCAGTGCGACcagaatttgaaaaagttgCCGAGTATTATGATTCACAG GTATTTTTTGCTGCTATTAATTGCTGGCATCCCAACTCTGAATGCAGAGCACagtataaaattcaaagataCCCTCTCTTAATGCTATATCCGGCAAGAGAATCTGGTGTGCAATACAAAGGCATTCGTACTTCACAGTACATGATTCGTTTTCTTAATGCAGCAATGAATCCAATAGTTAGGATCACCCATCCAGATCAGCTGATAGAATTAATTGTGAATTATgat GCTGTAGTAGtaggatattttaatttcacgagGTTAGACAAAACTCCTGGTTACAAAGAATTTCACAAGGCTGCTATTAGTGCTTTAGAGAGTGATCCTAACAGAGAATTGGTCTTTGCTATTGTTACCAGTGCATTAGCCAGTGAAAGGGATCATTACGTTTATAAATTTCCATCTGCAGATTTGCTGATGTGGAATGAATCTCTT AGGTATCCAGAAGATTCTGAATGGACTTccgaaaatatattaaattggaTTACAACATCCCTTCACCAACCAGCATTATGGCTACAACCTCCAGGTGTAAAAGCACTCACTTTAGCACCATATTTGAAAGAGGGGCCTGTACTTTTTCTCTTCACACCTCGTAATCCTTTACACgttgaaaattacaattataatttg ATTAGAGAAATCGGActtcaatattataactaCGCGGATAGCCTCTTGCCTAAAGATATCTTCGACCGGCTCAGTTTTAATCGCCGTACTGCTATTAATAGGCACTCTGAGAGAAACAGGCAATGTATGAAGATCCTAAAAGagaacaaaaatcaattaaacgaATCGATCATTAGTGTTTCTATCCAACGATGGATTAATGATAGTTGTTGTGCTaatgttgtaataaataaatgttctttatgtaaaaaaaatgttctgaACGATGCGGAGAGGATAACATCCGTTTGCAGACTTGATTCGGATAAATTAGGCCACGTGTGTAAAGgtgcagatatttttaaagtttctaCTGTGGAAGATCTACAAGAGAAATATGAAGTTTGCTGTAACAAAGCTCATGTACCTGTGAAGCTACAACAAgggtttaaatttaaaag tgaaagaaagaaagcgtCTGCATTTCCTGGACGGGAAAGTGATCCACAATCTGCCGAAgctgttaaacaaaattacttaAAGCAGCAATGTAAAAGGTGGATAGCTGCAAACAAATATCATGAGCCCATATTTCCACGCGATGATCCTGACCAACcggatattaatttaaagatttcAGTTCGCAAAACGAATACAACATTGGGCCTGATAGCAATTGATAGTTTACACTACTTCTATTTTGCAGAAGCACTTGGAATAGACGTTTTGAAACGGAAAGATAAGACTGCTGTCGTGATATTAGATGCCGCT CACGAAAGTCAATATGTCATGCAGGATGAATTTAATCGATATACACTTATAcaacttataaataattacactcACGGTTTTTTACAACGGACTTTACGATCGAGTAACTCAAGGCGTTACGCTCAGAAGTTTAAAAGTAATGTTACTTGCGACATGGAAGGTGTGCAGAGCATATGTATACCAGAGTTAACAACTGAAACCTTCTTAGACACAATTTTAGATCCTATGAAG GATGTGGTTGTGATGTACCATTCTCCTTATTGTGCATTTTGTAGCGcgatttcatatacatatttaacagTGGCTCATTACCTACGTAAAATGGATCATCTTCTATTCGTCAGGGTTGACGGTGATAACAATGATTTACCGTGGGAATATAATATGAATCGATTCCCATCCATTCTGTTTTTTCCTGCCAAAAG aaaagaGGATAGCACAGTGTATCCGTTTTCTCTGCCTATTACCATTCCTAATCTTGTTAACTTTGTTTTGGCGAATTTGGATGAAGACTTGCATGTCGAAGCTCTTGTAAATATTTGTCAGTCTGGAGCTGGAGAGCAACCAGACAAATGTATTGCTCGAACACGTTGGCTGTGTTTAGATATCATTGAACAATTGCTCCGGGattatcgaaaatttattagacACATTAACTTACTCGGAAGGAAGCATGCtaaaaacaagagaaaaataattttattaaagctgGCGCATATTAAGGACATACATTTGATGTTAGGTACCACCGTCGATCTCAGAAAGGATCAACAGAAAGTGAAACTCATTAGGAGgaagtatagaaaatattatagaaatattaggtTAATCGAGTTAGATAGTCAAATTAATAGTACTCGAACGGAAAATGCTATTCCACGACAAAAAATTTCTGGGaaggaaacaattaaaagCGAATTGTGA
- the LOC144468584 gene encoding uncharacterized protein LOC144468584, with the protein MVGRSYVNRYTILVAIRHGRPGFSVLDHRRGPLQLKNTLSRQRILKVTQKFGKRHVAPTLKDKLREGNKTGGSKSDSKIVQQVLIVVQQDTVDDFKLEQVENKVGSEMKGCSVARNADGRNVHTQSRRKLPDD; encoded by the exons ATGGTCGGACGCTCGTATG TCAACAGGTATACCATACTGGTTGCAATTCGACACGGCCGACCAGGCTTTTCGGTCCTAGATCATCGTCGTGGCCCTTTGCAATTGAAGAATACTCTAAGTAGGCAAAGAATACT GAAAGTAACTCAGAAATTCGGCAAGCGTCACGTCGCGCCAACGCTAAAGGACAAATTGCGCGAAGGAAATAAGACAGGAGGGTCAAAGTCGGACAGCAAAATCGTGCAGCAGGTTCTGATAGTTGTACAGCAGGACACGGTGGATGACTTCAAATTGGAGCAGGTTGAAAATAAAGTCGGTAGCGAAATGAAGGGTTGCAGCGTCGCGAGAAACGCAGATGGTAGAAATGTACACACT CAGTCACGACGAAAATTGCCGGATGATTAG
- the LOC144469477 gene encoding thioredoxin: MQPTLSAVYFIQVYSWEERYYTLLQVCVQKYLKKMLRVGARTVRNALGRSFANAPAQAQTDSTAFKVQDTKDFDDRVKKSKVPVIVDFFATWCNPCRMLTPRIESVIAEKQGKVLLAKVDIDENSDLALDYEVGSVPVLIAMKDGKVLERVVGLQDVDKLKQFVDKYTTE, translated from the exons ATGCAACCTACTTTATCCGCGGTGTATTTTATCCAAGTGTATTCCTGGGAGGAGAG ATATTACACGTTGCTACAAGTGTgtgttcaaaaatatttgaagaaaatgttacgtGTCGGAGCTAGAACTGTACGAAACGCTTTAGGAAGAAGTTTTGCAAATGCACCGGCTCAGGCACAAACAGACTCGACAGCCTTTAAAGTTCAGGATACAAAAGATTTTGATGATCGCGTAAAGAAGTCTAAGGTGCCTGTAATCGTTGACTTTTTTGCAAC ATGGTGCAATCCATGTCGCATGCTCACACCACGCATAGAATCAGTAATCGCGGAAAAGCAAGGAAAAGTTTTATTAGCGAAAGTCGATATTGACGAGAACAGTGACTTGGCTTTGGATTACGAG GTTGGCTCTGTACCAGTATTAATTGCTATGAAGGATGGAAAGGTTTTAGAAAGAGTTGTTGGTCTTCAAGATGTAGATAAGCTTAAACAGTTTGTAGATAAGTATACAAcagaataa
- the LOC144468256 gene encoding dopaminechrome tautomerase, protein MKSLTFLLLFLVAVTVCHEPFQVIFQWNTVDVVWPSDEEKQFAINHDEFVPANNFISGIKFWKGKMYLTMPRWKDGVPVALGVTSATPVNKTTAPILEAFPSWDMQKLGYCSAFQYVQSMEIDPIGRMWVIDSGRISPMAVETKASCTPRLVILDLEDKGKVLRTYEFPQHVARPATAFLNDIVIDHEDGGMAYISDSDRDDPGIIVYSLQNNTSWKVRHDSMKAKPEAVRFMVAKMLINMPMPVDGIALSPASVKDRHLYYSPLSSFHLYSMPTSVLKNNMSNIDEYVKELGRKNSQSDGMIMSSTGVLYFGLLADDAVAMWDTKMSNSFTTGQRVISRDHERMQWPDTFAFDDSGSFYCVTNGLQNIINNRVNISVPNYRVVRSKIGLKSYQYLEDGTAPQQPDIPTSTANRISVGLAVGLAVLLAVAVQ, encoded by the coding sequence ATGAAGAGCTTGACCTTCTTGCTGTTGTTCCTGGTCGCTGTAACCGTGTGCCACGAGCCGTTCCAGGTAATCTTTCAATGGAACACAGTCGATGTTGTCTGGCCGTCGGATGAAGAAAAGCAATTTGCAATAAATCACGACGAGTTTGTGCCCGCTAACAACTTCATATCCGGTATCAAGTTCTGGAAAGGTAAGATGTACCTGACCATGCCCCGTTGGAAAGACGGTGTGCCGGTCGCACTCGGAGTCACATCTGCGACACCGGTGAACAAAACTACGGCACCAATCCTAGAAGCGTTTCCTAGCTGGGACATGCAGAAGCTCGGCTACTGCAGTGCCTTCCAGTACGTGCAGAGCATGGAGATCGATCCGATCGGTCGTATGTGGGTGATCGACTCGGGAAGAATATCTCCTATGGCAGTGGAGACGAAAGCCAGCTGTACTCCTCGTCTGGTGATTCTCGATCTGGAGGACAAAGGAAAGGTCTTAAGAACCTACGAATTCCCTCAGCACGTGGCTCGTCCGGCGACCGCGTTTTTGAACGATATAGTGATCGACCACGAAGACGGCGGCATGGCATACATCTCGGACAGTGATCGCGACGATCCAGGTATCATCGTCTACTCTCTTCAGAACAACACTTCTTGGAAGGTCAGACATGACTCGATGAAGGCCAAGCCAGAGGCGGTGCGGTTCATGGTCGCTAAGATGCTGATCAACATGCCGATGCCAGTAGACGGGATTGCATTGTCCCCTGCCAGCGTAAAGGACCGACATCTGTACTACTCACCGCTGTCTTCTTTCCACCTATACTCGATGCCAACATCTGTGCTGAAGAACAATATGAGTAACATCGACGAATACGTAAAGGAGTTAGGAAGGAAGAACTCGCAGTCCGACGGGATGATCATGTCCTCCACGGGAGTGCTGTACTTTGGACTGTTGGCCGACGATGCAGTGGCCATGTGGGACACCAAGATGTCCAACAGCTTCACGACAGGGCAGAGGGTCATCTCTAGGGACCACGAACGAATGCAGTGGCCCGACACATTCGCGTTCGACGACTCCGGCAGTTTCTATTGCGTGACCAACGGCTTGCAGAACATCATCAACAACCGCGTGAACATCAGCGTACCAAACTACAGGGTCGTCCGGTCGAAGATCGGGCTGAAGAGCTACCAATATCTAGAGGACGGCACCGCACCGCAGCAGCCGGATATACCCACTTCGACCGCTAACAGGATTAGCGTCGGTCTGGCAGTGGGATTAGCCGTTCTGTTAGCCGTCGCCGTTCAGTAA
- the LOC144469478 gene encoding uncharacterized protein LOC144469478 produces MMPLNSLKAVLRPISVRTLLKRCATSDTSYTSRQSRTVIDDEDDRNKPIKYSTSKAATWPANGIRNDKPALQPLIISLSLGIFLLYFCVLREENDIDESLVSMSPEMKEFFMGIKKEQEKHQLKYLNKTT; encoded by the exons ATGATGCCTTTAAATAGTCTTAAAGCTGTTTTACGACCTATAAGTGTTAGGACGCTGTTAAAAAG ATGTGCGACTTCTGATACAAGTTATACCTCTAGACAAAGTAGAACTGTTATAGACGACGAAGATGATCGTAATAAACCTATAAAATACTCAACTTCTAAAGCAGCAACGTGGCCTGCTAATGGTATTCGTAACGATAAACCTGCTCTTCAACCATTAATTATATCACTAAGTTTAggtatttttcttctttatttctgtGTTCTTAGAGAGGAAAATGATATTGATGAGAGTCTAGTTAGTATGAGCCcagaaatgaaagaatttttcatgGGTATTAAAAAAGAGCAGGAAAAACATCaacttaaatatttgaataaaacaacataa
- the LOC144469476 gene encoding thioredoxin domain-containing protein 11 isoform X1: MLKEELETSTPRNADNSHTIAPDSGSNDVAKESSQRLAIEESLASKMFYAREICFFLAVTFTALTALNCSSPKVSKPPTAKPFFNHSSIVLDFYKGHMEAVIERARESDFSFVMYYAPWDAESQAVRPEFEKVAEYYDSQVFFAAINCWHPNSECRAQYKIQRYPLLMLYPARESGVQYKGIRTSQYMIRFLNAAMNPIVRITHPDQLIELIVNYDAVVVGYFNFTRLDKTPGYKEFHKAAISALESDPNRELVFAIVTSALASERDHYVYKFPSADLLMWNESLRYPEDSEWTSENILNWITTSLHQPALWLQPPGVKALTLAPYLKEGPVLFLFTPRNPLHVENYNYNLIREIGLQYYNYADSLLPKDIFDRLSFNRRTAINRHSERNRQCMKILKENKNQLNESIISVSIQRWINDSCCANVVINKCSLCKKNVLNDAERITSVCRLDSDKLGHVCKGADIFKVSTVEDLQEKYEVCCNKAHVPVKLQQGFKFKSSERKKASAFPGRESDPQSAEAVKQNYLKQQCKRWIAANKYHEPIFPRDDPDQPDINLKISVRKTNTTLGLIAIDSLHYFYFAEALGIDVLKRKDKTAVVILDAAHESQYVMQDEFNRYTLIQLINNYTHGFLQRTLRSSNSRRYAQKFKSNVTCDMEGVQSICIPELTTETFLDTILDPMKDVVVMYHSPYCAFCSAISYTYLTVAHYLRKMDHLLFVRVDGDNNDLPWEYNMNRFPSILFFPAKRKEDSTVYPFSLPITIPNLVNFVLANLDEDLHVEALVNICQSGAGEQPDKCIARTRWLCLDIIEQLLRDYRKFIRHINLLGRKHAKNKRKIILLKLAHIKDIHLMLGTTVDLRKDQQKVKLIRRKYRKYYRNIRLIELDSQINSTRTENAIPRQKISGKETIKSEL, encoded by the exons ATGTTGAAGGAAGAGCTGGAAACAAGCACGCCAAGAAATGCTGATAACTCGCACACGATTGCACCGGACTCAGGAAGTAACGACGTGGCCAAGGAGTCGAGCCAGAGGCTTGCGATAGAAGAGAGTTTGGCCAGCAAAATGTTCTACGCCAGGGAAATCTGTTTTTTTCTCGCAGTCACCTTCACCGCCTTGACTGCGTTAAACTGCTC atcaCCTAAAGTGTCAAAGCCACCCACAGCCAAGCCATTCTTTAATCATAGTTCAATTGtgttagatttttataaaggtCATATGGAAGCAGTGATAGAAAGGGCCAGAGAATCAGATTTCAGTTTTGTTATGTACTATGCACCATGGGATGCCGAGAGTCAAGCAGTGCGACcagaatttgaaaaagttgCCGAGTATTATGATTCACAG GTATTTTTTGCTGCTATTAATTGCTGGCATCCCAACTCTGAATGCAGAGCACagtataaaattcaaagataCCCTCTCTTAATGCTATATCCGGCAAGAGAATCTGGTGTGCAATACAAAGGCATTCGTACTTCACAGTACATGATTCGTTTTCTTAATGCAGCAATGAATCCAATAGTTAGGATCACCCATCCAGATCAGCTGATAGAATTAATTGTGAATTATgat GCTGTAGTAGtaggatattttaatttcacgagGTTAGACAAAACTCCTGGTTACAAAGAATTTCACAAGGCTGCTATTAGTGCTTTAGAGAGTGATCCTAACAGAGAATTGGTCTTTGCTATTGTTACCAGTGCATTAGCCAGTGAAAGGGATCATTACGTTTATAAATTTCCATCTGCAGATTTGCTGATGTGGAATGAATCTCTT AGGTATCCAGAAGATTCTGAATGGACTTccgaaaatatattaaattggaTTACAACATCCCTTCACCAACCAGCATTATGGCTACAACCTCCAGGTGTAAAAGCACTCACTTTAGCACCATATTTGAAAGAGGGGCCTGTACTTTTTCTCTTCACACCTCGTAATCCTTTACACgttgaaaattacaattataatttg ATTAGAGAAATCGGActtcaatattataactaCGCGGATAGCCTCTTGCCTAAAGATATCTTCGACCGGCTCAGTTTTAATCGCCGTACTGCTATTAATAGGCACTCTGAGAGAAACAGGCAATGTATGAAGATCCTAAAAGagaacaaaaatcaattaaacgaATCGATCATTAGTGTTTCTATCCAACGATGGATTAATGATAGTTGTTGTGCTaatgttgtaataaataaatgttctttatgtaaaaaaaatgttctgaACGATGCGGAGAGGATAACATCCGTTTGCAGACTTGATTCGGATAAATTAGGCCACGTGTGTAAAGgtgcagatatttttaaagtttctaCTGTGGAAGATCTACAAGAGAAATATGAAGTTTGCTGTAACAAAGCTCATGTACCTGTGAAGCTACAACAAgggtttaaatttaaaag tagtgaaagaaagaaagcgtCTGCATTTCCTGGACGGGAAAGTGATCCACAATCTGCCGAAgctgttaaacaaaattacttaAAGCAGCAATGTAAAAGGTGGATAGCTGCAAACAAATATCATGAGCCCATATTTCCACGCGATGATCCTGACCAACcggatattaatttaaagatttcAGTTCGCAAAACGAATACAACATTGGGCCTGATAGCAATTGATAGTTTACACTACTTCTATTTTGCAGAAGCACTTGGAATAGACGTTTTGAAACGGAAAGATAAGACTGCTGTCGTGATATTAGATGCCGCT CACGAAAGTCAATATGTCATGCAGGATGAATTTAATCGATATACACTTATAcaacttataaataattacactcACGGTTTTTTACAACGGACTTTACGATCGAGTAACTCAAGGCGTTACGCTCAGAAGTTTAAAAGTAATGTTACTTGCGACATGGAAGGTGTGCAGAGCATATGTATACCAGAGTTAACAACTGAAACCTTCTTAGACACAATTTTAGATCCTATGAAG GATGTGGTTGTGATGTACCATTCTCCTTATTGTGCATTTTGTAGCGcgatttcatatacatatttaacagTGGCTCATTACCTACGTAAAATGGATCATCTTCTATTCGTCAGGGTTGACGGTGATAACAATGATTTACCGTGGGAATATAATATGAATCGATTCCCATCCATTCTGTTTTTTCCTGCCAAAAG aaaagaGGATAGCACAGTGTATCCGTTTTCTCTGCCTATTACCATTCCTAATCTTGTTAACTTTGTTTTGGCGAATTTGGATGAAGACTTGCATGTCGAAGCTCTTGTAAATATTTGTCAGTCTGGAGCTGGAGAGCAACCAGACAAATGTATTGCTCGAACACGTTGGCTGTGTTTAGATATCATTGAACAATTGCTCCGGGattatcgaaaatttattagacACATTAACTTACTCGGAAGGAAGCATGCtaaaaacaagagaaaaataattttattaaagctgGCGCATATTAAGGACATACATTTGATGTTAGGTACCACCGTCGATCTCAGAAAGGATCAACAGAAAGTGAAACTCATTAGGAGgaagtatagaaaatattatagaaatattaggtTAATCGAGTTAGATAGTCAAATTAATAGTACTCGAACGGAAAATGCTATTCCACGACAAAAAATTTCTGGGaaggaaacaattaaaagCGAATTGTGA
- the Pig-q gene encoding phosphatidylinositol glycan anchor biosynthesis class Q: protein MKSLLIFVPNKLCKEKSGYLFGKVLYDDNTGVNKFYVIGISRTDNAESIKCSNNIIGYYSDAEHKCGHIDKKCIDWIHIFLRFDTSKENIYDYGIKGVTVNSQKISTLSCHTVIIIYDQTALRETELLEQKTTTGDHFYELMEFVQNKQVEGELQKKGKLTYVKETLLVYHMFLYFYPALFLNKITNKLLPIFKYSFLGLHVHGWLENVKWMSFTVIRNKRFTLKTGNYVFALMTDMLLGIFMLQLLLHYLEPTFPSQILLNNAEKVVTLLKDLINWLMGVPAGLKLNHALNNMLGKFFQYHIQLWWTFLIFMKPLMDFAFEMLVLLGRLGVTFQIAIAADLLALVSFHAYCIYVYATRLFNIQLKGITGLVRLFLGKKKNPLRDRVDSCQYQPDQLFVGTLLFTILLFLMPTTWVYYAVFTTLRLALIGFGGFLTRLKFYLQIMPVYTFIKWFLQSHSTRSIVNIKLHSHCADGPIILIMTMVVAPWQHTWIKCIPDTIAQHPPIEWNKIVNNIIWGELLYPSMGSDGTSEVEVKNPKLRKRNRKKDKLEDASDNNVDQIQETDEQKVTPKKRRKRKQKSNSSHNTNGTNNEKSDGEANDSVDVQTNKIEQDSNDGIICPKKLQRLVVTNAESDPDNTEAEESEIKKPKQPSKRQLKREKFEKKENEKIEANRLEIIKKGLNYVSKWKHARSEWKFEKLRQIWLIDNLLDETCIPNDIFPTVLEYFEGCKGMAREQLLKKGMDVIKKIEENDGNKDEMETVAYQRARQLLQALPTET from the exons atgaaaAGTTTGTTGATTTTTGTACCAAACAAACTTTGCAAGGAGAAGTCAGGGTACTTGTTCGGCAAAGTACTATATGATGACAACACAGgagtaaacaaattttatgttattggAATAAGTAGAACGGATAATGCTGAATCAATAAAATGCAGCAACAATATCATCGGATATTACTCTGATGCAGAACATAAATGTGGGCATATTGATAAGAAATGTATAGACTggattcatatatttttacgcTTTGACACTTCCAAAGAAAACATTTATGATTATGGTATAAAGGGTGTTACCGTAAATAGTCAAAAGATTTCCACCCTAAGTTGCCATACAGTTATTATCATATATGATCAAACAGCTCTCAGAGAGACCGAATTGCTTGAACAAAAAACAACAACTGGAGACCACTTTTATGAGCTAATGGAATTTGTGCAGAATAAACAAGTAGAAGGAGAATTgcaaaagaaaggaaaattaacTTATGTAAAGGAAACTCTCTTGGTTTATCacatgtttctatatttttaccCAGCTCTTTTCctcaataaaataacaaataaattgttaccaatttttaaatactcaTTTCTTGGTTTACATGTTCATGGATGGTTGGAGAATGTTAAATGGATGTCGTTTACAGTAATAAGAAATAAGAGGTTCACACTAAAAACTGGTAATTATGTGTTTGCACTAATGACAGACATGTTATTAGGAATATTCATGTTGCAATTGTTATTGCATTATCTGGAACCTACATTTCCATCTCAAATTCTCTTGAACAATGCAGAG AAAGTTGTGACATTACTTAAAGATTTAATCAACTGGCTGATGGGTGTGCCAGccggattaaaattaaatcatgcCTTAAATAATATGCTTGgcaaattttttcaatatcacATACAATTATGGTGGacattcttaatatttatgaaacctTTAATGGATTTTGCTTTTGAGATGTTAGTACTACTTGGAAGATTGGGTGTTACATTCCAAATAGCGATAGCTGCAGATCTATTAGCTCTTGTCAGCTTTCATGCATATTGCATTTATGTATATGCAACAAG GCTCTTCAACATTCAATTAAAGGGCATCACAGGATTAGTTAGATTATTTTTaggtaaaaaaaagaatccaCTACGGGACAGAGTGGACTCCTGTCAGTATCAACCAGATCAACTATTCGTGGGTACACTCTTATTTACaatacttttgtttcttatgCCAACAACGTGGGTATATTATGCTGTTTTCACTACG cTCAGATTAGCATTGATTGGTTTTGGAGGTTTCCTAACTAGACTAAAATTTTACCTTCAAATTATGCCAGTATACACATTTATTAAATGGTTTCTGCAGTCTCATAGTACACGCA gtattgtcaatattaaattacattcacATTGCGCTGATGGaccaattatattaataatgacaatGGTTGTTGCACCATGGCAGCACACATGGATCAAATGTATACCAGACACAATTGCTCAACATCCGCCCATTGAATGGAATAAGAtagtaaacaatataatatgggGTGAACTTTTATACCCct CAATGGGATCCGATGGTACGTCAGAAGTTGAGGTTAAAAATCCGAAGTTACGaaaacgaaatagaaaaaaagataaattggAAG ACGCATCGGACAATAATGTCGACCAAATACAGGAAACTGACGAGCAAAAAGTAACACCGAAAAAGAggaggaaaagaaaacaaaaatcaaatagcAGCCACAATACAAATGGCActaataatgaaaaaagtgATGGAGAAGCAAATGATTCTGTTGATGTACAAACAAATAAGATTGAACAAGATTCGAATGATGGAATAATCTGTCCTAAAAAACTTCAAAGATTAGt TGTTACGAATGCAGAGAGTGATCCGGACAATACAGAAGCTGAGGaaagtgaaataaagaaaccAAAGCAACCTTCTAAAAGACAActgaaaagagaaaagtttgaaaagaaagaaaatgaaaagatagAGGCCAACAGActggaaataataaagaagGGACTGAATTATGTTTCAAAG TGGAAACATGCAAGAAGTGAATGGAAATTTGAGAAACTGAGGCAAATTTGGTTAATAGATAACTTATTAGATGAAACTTGCATTCCAAATGACATTTTCCCCACAGTTCTAGAATATTTCGAAGGGTGCAAAGGAATGGCAAGGGAACAACTTCTAAAAAAGGGTATGGatgttataaagaaaatagaggAGAATGATGGAAACAAGGATGAAATGGAAACTGTTGCTTATCAAAGGGCAAGACAGCTTTTGCAAGCTTTACCTACTGAAACATAA
- the LOC144469479 gene encoding uncharacterized protein LOC144469479 codes for MNSENDRSKDTAESKRKINGVRRHGGNRKLPNAFSFYATITWKDRRAMSVLLKDTQGVGNSRREVRRPNDSIQQLSRYTATRTTKTLSVPWIHTRHRVTSLVVNPIIDCNE; via the exons ATGAACTCTGAGAATGACAGATCAAAGGATACGGCTGAATCAAAGCGTAAGATTAATG GTGTCCGGCGTCACGGAGGAAACAGGAAGTTACCTAacgcattttctttttacgcaACTATAACGTGGAAGGATCGAAG GGCTATGTCGGTGCTATTAAAGGATACACAGGGTGTTGGTAACAGCAGGCGCGAGGTTCGCCGCCCAAATGATTCAATTCAGCAATTAAGCCGATATACAGCAACTCGGACGACGAAAACACTCAGTGTACCTTGGATACATACTCGTCATCGAGTTACATCATTAGTCGTGAATCCAATAATAGACTGTAATGAATGA